The DNA window AGCTTTTTGTGCCATATTCAAAACAAGTGTGGTTTTACCCATTGCAGGACGCGCTGCGACAATAATCAAATCTCCTTTTCCAAAACCAGTGGTTTTTTCATTAAGCGAATGAAAGCCTGTATCTACACCAATAAGCACAGAATTTCCGCGTTTTTTTATTTCTTCAATGTAATGCAAAGTAGCGGTTGTTACTTCTCTAGAATCGCGAAATTCCTTATTTTCGTGAATATTGGTGATTTTATAAAGTTCGCTTTGAAGGTAATCTATAATATCTTTTGCGGGATTATCTGAATCATTACTAGCCTCATTGATTTTCATAGCCAAAGAGTGTAGCTTTCTTCTTGTAGAATCTTCTTTGATCTCTTGTGTATAGGCATGAATATCACTAATAGGGCTTGTGCTTAGAATATTTAGGACTTCTTCTTGGTCTATGGGGCGTGATTTTGTGGATTTTTTGAGAATAAACTCTTCATCAATAGGCATATCAAGTCGCCTAAGTTCTAGCATGGCAGCAAAAATATTTTGATTAGGTGCGTATGAAAAATCTTCGGGTGTAAGTGTCTCAGAGACAAAATCTAGCTGTTCTGGATCAAAGAAAATAGAGCTTAAAACAGCGCGTTCAATTTGAATTTCCATTTTTTAAATCCCCCTTGATATGAAAAAATAAATGTGTAAGAGCCACAGAAGAAAAAAGAGGCACAAAAAAGCCAATAAAAGGAATAAGGCTTAAAAGGAACAGAGGTATTATTAGGCTTCTTATGGCATTTTTATGAGTTTGTTTAGTAGGAGCAAATTCTTGTTGGCTAAAAATATTTTCACCGACATCTTGGACTTGTCTTTTGGAAAATAGCCAATAATTTAAAAGTGTGATTCCAATAATCCAAATGGGGGGAATAAAATAAAAAGGAAGCAAACATAAAAAAAGCATTGCATAAATCACATAGGGGATAATTAAAAGTAAAAGAGAGACAAAAAAGTTTGTATCAGGCTGAATCAAAATAGAAGAATAATGTTGCTTGTGAATGAATTTAACAACAAAAGGGGTTAAAAAAGCATTAATTAACATAAGTGTTAAAAATTGTGATAACCAAAAAACTATCACTATGATGACAAACAAAAAGGTGTGAGTAAGTATTTCTAGTGGAGCTTGAATCCAAGAAAGCCAAGAAGTTTCAATGGTTATGTATGGCTGAATTAACTCAAATAAGTTTGCCATTACATTCTTGCTAAAAAAATAAAAAATAGTAATCCAAAAAACTAAAGAAATAATAAATGGAAGAAGTGCGAGTTTGAGAATAAAAGGCTTAAAAAAATCCTTAATAGCTTTTTGTAAATAATAGGGGGTTTGGGTGATTGATTTTCCCATTTTTGTTCCTAGAAATGTTTTGTGGAGTTATATCATTGTT is part of the Helicobacter colisuis genome and encodes:
- a CDS encoding EI24 domain-containing protein; protein product: MGKSITQTPYYLQKAIKDFFKPFILKLALLPFIISLVFWITIFYFFSKNVMANLFELIQPYITIETSWLSWIQAPLEILTHTFLFVIIVIVFWLSQFLTLMLINAFLTPFVVKFIHKQHYSSILIQPDTNFFVSLLLLIIPYVIYAMLFLCLLPFYFIPPIWIIGITLLNYWLFSKRQVQDVGENIFSQQEFAPTKQTHKNAIRSLIIPLFLLSLIPFIGFFVPLFSSVALTHLFFHIKGDLKNGNSN